CCGTTTTCCCTGGCTTCTCTTTGCCCTCATCCTTTTGGTCTTTGTCATCTCCATAGCCAGCAACACCATCATGATCATTCTCATCCACATGGACTCCcgcctccacacccccatgtactacTTGCTCAGCCAACTCTCCCTCATGGATATCTTGTACATTTCTACCATTGTGCCAAAGATGCTGGTTGACAAAATGGTGGGCCAGAGGGCCATATCCTTTGCAGGATGCACTGCCCAGCACTTCATTTACTTGACCTTGGCAGGGGCTGAGTTTTTCCTCCTAGGACTCATGTCCTATGACCGCTACGTAGCCATCTGCAATCCCTTGCGCTATCCTGTCCTCATGAGCCGAAAAGTCTGTTTGTTGATTGTGGTGGCAGCCTGGCTGGGAGGGTCCATAGATGGCTTCCTGCTTACTCCAGTGACCATGCAGTTCCCTTTCTGCGCCCCTCGAGAAATCAACCACTTCTTCTGTGAGGTGCCTGCACTTTTGAAGCTCTCCTGTACTGACACATCAGCCTATGAGACAGCCATGTATGTCTGCTGCATCATGATGCTCCTCATCCCTTTCTCTGTCATCTCAGCCTCTTACACTAGGATTCTCATCACTGTTTATAGGATGAGTGAAGCAGAGGGGAGGCAAAAGGCAGTGGCCACTTACTCCTCACATATGGTGGTTGTCAGCCTCTTCTATGGTGCTGCCATGTACACCTATGTGCTGCCTCATTCTTACCATACCCCTGAGAAGGGCAAGGCTGTGTCTGCCTTCTATACTATCCTTACTCCCTTGCTCAACCCACTCATCTATAGCCTCAGGAACAAGGATGTTATGGGGGCTCTAAACAAAGCTCTGGGCATGTGTTTGTCCTCAGGAAGTGTATCCACCTTGTAAAGAAACTGCATTTACCTCTTGagatttgaagaaaagaatagataaCTTTATCATTACCTTAGGATTTACATATTGGAAACTTAACAAGTCATTCACATGCCAGCAAACAAAGGTTGGGGTACTTTTGGGATTTAGAAAGCTGACTGTGGGATTTTGAGAACTTGgccattttttgaaaagtataacTGTTCTGAACAGTGGATGGTTTGAGTTGGAGTGGGAATAAAGTTGGATTTTCAGTAGTCACTTCTCTGCTTTCCACGGAGCATGCAAGCCATTGGAAACCATGCATTTGTACATTTCTTGCAATGGTCAGTTGTGGCAAAGGAAATGCTCACCTTCAGCTATTCCTCTGACTTCTCCACCACAGTTTGTCTCTTAGACACTTTACAAATTGACCACTTCAAAGAAACCAACtgtccaaatatttttttgattgtATTTCAAATGTTATTTCAATCTCTACAAATAATGTTTTTGCTACTCCATATTTAATTCAATGAAATCAATATTCACATCGTTTGTTGGAAAAAAATGACTCTACGTAATTAATTTTCTCAACTGAATCTCATCAAAATGCCTTATAAACACAATGGCACAAACCAAATTTTGGAGGAGgccaaaaactttttttctccccttaaagttttattaaaatcagcccagaaaaataaattaagtgttaaaaaaaagagtggtttTGAGACGTTGGCAAACATGGGTTGCTCctatattttctatctctcctTACCCCAAactctttttaagattgtatttatttatatgacagagagagagagagaaagagggaaggagggagagagcatgagccagggggagtggcagggagccccaccagatgtggggctcaatccaggaagCTTgtgatgacctgagcctaaggtagccacctaatgactgagccacccaggtgccaccttACCTCAAACTCttaatgatttaatttaaaaggaaCAACCAGGGCAGTTGGAAATACCATCTTTCTTACTGTATTTAAGTTTTGTGATGgcctaacattttatttttaacaattctcATACAAAAGAATGAGTTTCTCTTGAGAGCTAAATGTTGATTTATTCTTTTGGAAATTAATATACTTATTATTCAATTATTGTTacttactttttgtatttttatattttttaaaagattttattatttattcgacagcgagagagggaacacaagcaggggagagggagaggaagaagcaggctcatagcggaggagcctgacgtggggctcgatcccataacgccgggatcacgccctgagccgaaggcaggcgcttaaccgctgtgccacccaggcgcccctgtatttttatatttttaatttagtctaacttatttgattattttaataattgtacaTTAACCAGTATTCTTCTGAGGTAGAGAAAattatttgtatctctttttcattcttttccttactTGGCAAATCTCATTCTAAGTTATCTGCCTTTCCAACTTCCTGCTTTCATATCTTAGAGTTTACTTAtcttatatttcattatatataaagaaaatattttgcaacaCAAAGAACAACTTGTGATTAtataaaaactcattaaaaaatctgaaagcaTTAGGGTGGTTTAAATGTGTATAGATTAGTCCACAGGGAGTTCACATGTTTCCAAAAGTCCAGTGCTTTTatactatgaaaaagaaaaggagaaacatctCATTATAGAGCTTTCAAAGAcaacttatttttctgtctttcatttccACAGATGACAGTTGGATGTTGGTATTGTTTCTTACCCCTAAATGCGGACATCtgtcttatattttcattaataacaCTCAAATTGGAATGAGAATTCGGGGTTACCTTTTAGATTTTGCCACTATATTTTGATATCCTAGGATTCCTCACTACAGCCCTTCActctctctgaacttcattttctaATACTTGTGTCATGCAGAGAATGACTTAGACCAGGACTAGCCAACTTAGCATATTTTCTGATTTGGAAGTAGTGGATATGATTTATAAGTGGATTTTTGTAGGAAAGATATAGAGATATTAGGAAAATTATAATCTCATTATAGACAAATTTTGCCATTGTAACTCTTGTAAAATTCTAATTATAG
The Ailuropoda melanoleuca isolate Jingjing chromosome 3, ASM200744v2, whole genome shotgun sequence DNA segment above includes these coding regions:
- the LOC100476018 gene encoding olfactory receptor 2T27, with the protein product MEWGNYSMYADFVLLGLFSNTRFPWLLFALILLVFVISIASNTIMIILIHMDSRLHTPMYYLLSQLSLMDILYISTIVPKMLVDKMVGQRAISFAGCTAQHFIYLTLAGAEFFLLGLMSYDRYVAICNPLRYPVLMSRKVCLLIVVAAWLGGSIDGFLLTPVTMQFPFCAPREINHFFCEVPALLKLSCTDTSAYETAMYVCCIMMLLIPFSVISASYTRILITVYRMSEAEGRQKAVATYSSHMVVVSLFYGAAMYTYVLPHSYHTPEKGKAVSAFYTILTPLLNPLIYSLRNKDVMGALNKALGMCLSSGSVSTL